Proteins from a single region of Corylus avellana chromosome ca11, CavTom2PMs-1.0:
- the LOC132165998 gene encoding BRCA1-associated RING domain protein 1 gives MGDSVSGGGGSRFLNPWVLHFQKMGLELKCPLCLSLLDRPMLLPCNHIFCNSCIPISTQLKSECLVCKAHYFNQDSRPAPYLENLVTIYRGLEATFSANFFQHVSSGSGRILEQCQTLRKEAFETIQGDKSCSGQSIFSLSANKRVQVPLNLNRSVEDGVSKNDEYEKHSMPTDGKDGKGGRGGDKLNHVVSSNLSSLNLPAGPGWLEEPNVVEIEMNQVAQSLPNTPPSIGDAKGSDGDSHDQGNEHSPNNYLTKRAITKDSEDKIRQLGHDGSASETEGGHLRSIKRQKKFDYGTSELSMKADGCIPPLVSLSEILPTPSSEFEVASRVPCAAAQQPVISDASFVHKSICAFCQSPEISEHTGPMLHYANGKMVVGDEATLSNVIHVHRLCVDWAPQVYFDNETIKNLKAEVARGAKLKCSRCGQKGAALGCYAKSCRRSYHLPCAGQVSNCRWDHEKFLMLCPTHSSFKFPNERSRGPQQSKLWAAPKRAKKWVICGSALSSKEKVLVIEFASMCGATVTKYWEPNVTHVIAATDAQGACTRTLKVLMAILNGRWVLNIDWIKACMEAMHPVDEVPYEVCLDNHGCSDGPKTGRLMASNNAPKLFDGFKFYFSGDFVPEYKDDLQTLVVTAGGTVLKSKEELPSQSCEEEALVRVLIVYNLDSPQGCKVGEEVDILWNRLSEAQDVASDIGSQVIGHTWLVESIAACKLQPLVS, from the exons ATGGGAGACTCAGtgagtggtggtggtggtagtaGATTTCTGAACCCGTGGGTTCTTCATTTCCAGAAGATGGGTCTCGAGCTCAAGTGCCCTCTCTG CTTAAGCCTGCTCGACAGACCAATGTTACTCCCCTGCAATCACATTTTCTGCAA TTCCTGCATACCCATTTCAACACAGCTTAAATCAGAGTGTCTCGTCTGTAAAGCGCATTATTTCAACCAAG ATTCAAGGCCTGCGCCTTACTTGGAAAATCTGGTAACAATCTACAGGGGTTTGGAAGCTACTTTCAGCGCCAATTTCTTTCAGCATGTTTCTTCTG GTTCTGGGAGGATTTTGGAGCAATGCCAGACTTTGCGGAAGGAAGCATTTGAAACTATCCAAGGGGATAAATCATGCAGTGGACAGTCCATCTTCTCATTATCAGCTAATAAGCGAGTTCAGGTTCCATTGAATTTGAATCGTTCTGTTGAAGATGGGGTCAGCAAGAATGATGAATATGAGAAACACAGCATGCCAACAGATGGTAAAGATGGTAAAGGTGGTAGGGGAGGAGACAAACTTAATCATGTAGTGAGTAGTAATCTGTCATCACTGAATTTGCCTGCGGGACCTGGGTGGCTTGAAGAGCCTAATGTTGTGGAAATAGAGATGAATCAGGTGGCACAGTCATTGCCGAATACCCCTCCTTCGATTGGTGATGCTAAGGGTTCAGATGGTGACAGCCATGATCAGGGCAATGAGCAT AGTCCAAACAATTATTTGACCAAGAGAGCAATCACCAAAGATTCTGAAGATAAGATTAGGCAGTTGGGGCATGACGGTTCTGCCTCCGAAACCGAAGGTGGTCATTTGAGGAGCATCAAGAGGCAAAAGAAATTTGACTATGGCACATCAGAGTTGAGCATGAAAGCAGACGGTTGTATTCCACCACTTGTTTCACTTTCTGAAATCTTACCAACTCCCAGTTCTGAATTTGAGGTCGCATCTAGGGTGCCTTGTGCTGCTGCACAGCAGCCTGTAATATCAGATGCCTCATTTGTGCATAAAAGCATTTGTGCCTTTTGCCAGTCCCCTGAGATTTCAGAG CATACTGGCCCAATGTTGCATTATGCTAATGGGAAAATGGTAGTAGGAGATGAGGCCACACTTTCAAATGTCATACATGTTCACAGACTTTGCGTTGATTG GGCACCACAAGtatattttgataatgaaaCTATTAAGAATTTGAAGGCGGAAGTGGCAAGGGGTGCAAAGCTCAAGTGCAGCAGATGTGGACAAAAGGGAGCTGCCCTTGGCTGTTATGCAAAATCCTGCCGGAGAAGTTATCACCTTCCCTGTGCAGGACAAGTATCAAATTGTCGCTGGGACCAT GAAAAGTTTCTTATGCTCTGTCCTACTCATTCTTCTTTCAAGTTTCCAAATGAGAGGTCCAG AGGCCCTCAGCAGTCCAAACTTTGGGCAGCTCCAAAGAGAGCCAAAAAATGGGTTATATGTGGATCTGCTCTATCTTCTAAAGAGAAG GTTCTTGTGATCGAGTTTGCAAGCATGTGTGGTGCAACTGTGACCAAGTACTGGGAACCAAATGTCACGCATGTTATTGCAGCCACGGATGCACAAGGTGCATGCACCAGGACGCTGAAAGTTCTTATGGCCATTTTGAATGGGAGATGGGTTCTTAACATTgatt GGATAAAAGCTTGCATGGAAGCTATGCATCCTGTGGACGAAGTACCCTATGAAGTTTGTCTTGACAACCATGGGTGTTCTGATGGCCCCAAAACTGGCAGGCTTATGGCTTCAAATAAT gcaCCAAAGCTCTTCGATGGGTTCAAATTCTATTTTTCTGGTGATTTTGTCCCCGAATACAAGGACGATCTCCAAACCTTGGTTGTAACTGCTGGAGGTACTGTTTTGAAAAGTAAAGAAGAATTGCCATCACAAAGCTGTGAAGAGGAAGCTCTGGTGAGGGTGCTAATTGTCTACAACCTTGATTCCCCACAAGGCTGCAAGGTAGGAGAAGAAGTTGATATTCTTTGGAATAGATTGAGTGAAGCGCAGGATGTAGCCTCAGATATTGGATCCCAAGTTATTGGTCACACTTGGCTTGTGGAATCAATTGCTGCATGTAAATTGCAGCCTCTTGTCAGCTGA